From Medicago truncatula cultivar Jemalong A17 chromosome 7, MtrunA17r5.0-ANR, whole genome shotgun sequence, a single genomic window includes:
- the LOC11426923 gene encoding F-box/kelch-repeat protein At3g23880 — MNIQSAKSMALSSVVLPDDLIAEVLSFLPVIFLLRFRSVSKSWKTLISNPAFVKLHLKRSATQNPHFIVITSYVKHLLGGGIEVDYSVVPYPMSHLIKNPTETFPLLVDPYYFVSDKECCAIVGTCNGLICLSGENYNPTDDYIEYWLRLWNPATRTTSPKFGQFGEFGKTMGPHGMFNFKFGCDDSSGTYKVVAYRYNHIQLRSVVKIISFGDNVWRDVESFPVDPLDVDCIWGDYCPDEGVYLSGTLNWLAIHNSLDYNFEDITVGQFVIVSLDWRMETYNQYKLPRGFDEVPSKRPTVGVLGGCLCFSYLYVKTDFDFVVWQMKKFGVEESWTQLFKISYQIPGEWFNAEDAIKYCQMVPLLLTENGHVLLKLRIMQQGYASLYNWSENREDKIQFTASRPITNNNITREDARLCWAMDYVESLVSIF; from the coding sequence ATGAATATACAATCGGCAAAGTCTATGGCTCTGTCGTCGGTGGTTCTCCCCGATGATCTCATCGCAGAAGTTCTTTCCTTCCTTCCCGTTATATTTCTTCTTCGATTTAGGTCTGTCAGCAAGTCTTGGAAAACTCTTATTTCCAATCCTGCCTTCGTGAAATTGCATCTCAAGAGATCAGCAACACAAAATCCACACTTCATAGTAATCACGTCATACGTCAAACATCTTCTGGGAGGAGGCATTGAAGTGGATTACAGTGTTGTTCCATACCCCATGTCCCATCTTATTAAGAACCCGACTGAAACTTTCCCCCTTCTCGTTGATCCTTACTATTTTGTGAGCGACAAAGAATGTTGTGCTATAGTTGGTACCTGCAATGGATTGATCTGTTTGTCTGGTGAAAATTACAATCCCACCGACGATTATATAGAGTACTGGCTCCGTTTATGGAACCCAGCCACCAGGACAACATCTCCAAAATTTGGCCAATTTGGCGAATTTGGAAAAACTATGGGGCCTCATGGAATGTTCAATTTTAAGTTTGGTTGTGACGATTCAAGCGGCACTTACAAGGTTGTGGCTTACCGTTACAATCATATTCAACTGAGAAGTGTCGTGAAAATTATCAGTTTTGGTGATAATGTTTGGAGAGATGTTGAAAGTTTCCCGGTTGATCCTCTTGATGTGGACTGCATTTGGGGGGACTATTGTCCGGATGAAGGTGTGTATTTGAGTGGCACTCTTAACTGGTTGGCTATTCACAATAGCCTCGATTATAATTTTGAGGATATTACAGTTGGTcaatttgttattgtttcacTTGATTGGAGGATGGAGACATACAATCAATACAAGTTGCCTCGTGGGTTTGATGAAGTGCCGTCAAAACGGCCAACAGTTGGTGTGTTGGGGGGCTgcctttgtttttcttatttatacGTAAAAacagattttgattttgttgtatGGCAGATGAAGAAATTTGGGGTTGAAGAGTCTTGGactcaactttttaaaattagttacCAAATTCCTGGTGAATGGTTTAATGCGGAAGATGCAATAAAGTATTGTCAAATGGTACCGTTACTTCTTACGGAGAATGGTCATGTGTTGCTCAAGCTTAGAATCATGCAACAAGGATATGCATCTCTATATAATTGGAGTGAAAATAGAGAAGATAAAATACAATTTACTGCAAGTAGACCTATTACCAACAACAATATAACTAGAGAAGATGCACGCTTGTGTTGGGCTATGGATTACGTTGAAAGCTTAGTTTCAATATTTTGA
- the LOC11436935 gene encoding putative ripening-related protein 1 has product MKRFCPKVSFIFLAITLIFTSFVYSEAQNCRPSGRIRGKKAPPGKCNQENDSDCCVQGKMYTTYVCSPSVSTHTKAYLTLNSFQKGGDGGGPSECDKQYHSDDTPVVALSTGWFNHKSRCLNNITISANGRNVVAMVVDECDSRKGCDEQHDYQPPCPNNIVDASKAVWKALGVPKEQWGGLDITWSDA; this is encoded by the coding sequence ATGAAGAGATTTTGCCCcaaagtttcttttattttcttggctATTACTCTTATTTTTACAAGTTTTGTGTATTCCGAAGCTCAGAACTGCCGACCAAGCGGTAGAATTAGAGGAAAGAAAGCTCCTCCAGGAAAATGCAATCAAGAGAATGATTCTGATTGTTGCGTACAAGGAAAAATGTACACAACTTATGTATGTTCACCATCAGTGTCCACTCACACCAAAGCATATCTCACTCTTAATAGTTTTCAAAAGGGTGGAGATGGAGGTGGTCCTTCAGAATGTGACAAGCAGTATCATTCTGATGACACTCCTGTTGTTGCACTTTCCACCGGATGGTTCAACCATAAAAGCAGGTGTCTAAACAACATTACAATCAGTGCTAATGGAAGAAATGTCGTGGCCATGGTTGTTGACGAGTGCGATTCTAGAAAGGGATGTGATGAACAGCATGACTACCAACCACCGTGTCCAAACAACATTGTTGATGCTTCCAAAGCTGTGTGGAAAGCTTTAGGTGTGCCTAAAGAACAATGGGGTGGTCTTGATATTACATGGTCAGATGCTTGA
- the LOC11427504 gene encoding kiwellin-1, translated as MQSFCSKASFLFLVFLVITNLLHSEAQQCRPSGRIKGEKAPSGQCNQENDSDCCVQGKMYTTYKCSPSVSTHTKAYLTLNSFEEGGDGGGPSACDNQYHSDDTPVVALSTGWFNNKSRCLNKIKISANGRSVVAKVVDECDSRAGCDKEHDYQPPCNNNIVDASKAVWKALGVPHDQWGGLDITWSDA; from the coding sequence ATGCAGAGTTTTTGCTCCAAAGCATCCTTTCTTTTCCTAGTTTTTCTTGTTATCACAAATTTGTTGCACTCTGAAGCCCAACAGTGCCGTCCAAGTGGTAGAATTAAAGGAGAAAAAGCTCCTTCCGGACAATGCAACCAGGAAAATGATTCAGATTGTTGTGTGCAAGGAAAAATGTACACAACTTATAAATGCTCACCATCAGTATCTACTCACACTAAAGCATATCTCACGCTCAATAGTTTTGAAGAAGGTGGAGATGGAGGTGGTCCTTCAGCGTGTGATAATCAATATCATTCCGACGACACCCCGGTTGTTGCACTTTCTACTGGATGGTTCAACAACAAGAGTAGATGTCTCAACAAAATTAAGATTAGTGCGAACGGAAGAAGTGTGGTGGCCAAAGTTGTTGATGAGTGTGATTCGAGAGCAGGATGCGATAAAGAACATGATTATCAACCTCCTTGTAACAACAACATAGTTGATGCCTCTAAAGCTGTGTGGAAAGCCTTGGGTGTGCCTCATGATCAATGGGGTGGATTGGACATTACATGGTCTGATGCTTGA